In Mangifera indica cultivar Alphonso chromosome 14, CATAS_Mindica_2.1, whole genome shotgun sequence, the DNA window TACAGAACAATCTTTCAAAAGCAAATCAATCATTAAAGCATTCTTTGGTTCAATAATATTTGTGATTTCTTCTGCAATTTGCCTTAATAATCTAGTCCTCTTAAACCATTCCGGAGCCATCAAAACCAACCATAAAGATTAAGAGATGATAAGTTTATGCACTGAATATTAGCTGGTTTTAAGATTAAGAGATAACAAGTTTGCGCACTGAATATTAGCTAGTTAGCTCAATATATTGAAACGGTGAATGCGCTGATTGAAATTAGATTTAAATCTATAATAcctaattcaaactcaaacacatTCAAGTTAATGTAAAATGTTACCAGAATATTGTTGACAAGATAAACATTGTTGTCAATAGATAAACAGTAACATTAAAAGGGTAAATTGTATCCGGAAAGATAAATGATCTAAACTCAAGTTGAGCTAAAGTTCTAACTCGAGTTCGGCTCAAATCAACCCTTAATTAGAAACTAATTAAAACAAAAGTGCTGTTGCCAAGCCAAGTTTATATCATGAAAGTGAGCTAGAAATCATTTTGCAGAGGGTAACAGAAAATAAAGCACTCGGCGGTATGTGCATAGACCAACAGATACTTCTGATAGAATAGATATTCACAGAATTGCTTTCAAGCTGTAACAATTCTTTCATATCTGTTACATCACAGCTTTCAAACCATacataaacttatataatatatcagcAGAAATATGCTTCAATACTACCAATTTATACAAATCCATGCATGCTCTGACAAGCaaagaaatttattatattatgctATATTCATCAAAACACTAACTTTAAGACGACCCTAGGAAGGTATCAACCCTGGAATTAGTTGTCCTTGACAAGAACTTCATGCAAATGGGTTGCTTTACGCCTGCTAGAGCAAGAATTGAACTTGGCAAAGTCCATATTCCATCCCCACAAATCAAACCAGAAGCCACAGCTGGTCCGAAATTATCTGCTTTGACCTTGTCTATCTTTGACCATATGAATAAAATCAAGCTTCCAACACACATGTCAATCGCAAAGTATGGTCCCAAGTAAAAAGGTATAGCCATAGCCATCGGAAGAGGAATGTACGACCCAATCTTTCCAAAGGTATCCCTCATCAGGTTTATCACTACAGCGCCTCCAAAGAATATATAACAAAGCAAGAGGCAATCCTTTGGTAGAGCTGAGAAACCTTCTACGCCCAATTTAGCCATGTTCCGGTATACAACAGCATAAGGAGCAGGATATTCACTTCCAGGAAGCCCAAGGTCATCAAATGCCTTGTAGAAAAGCCAAAAGACACAAGGACTAATGATACACCCCATTGCAGTGCCTATAATTTGGCTCACAAACATGGAACGAGGAGATGCTAGAGTCAAATAACCTGTCTTGAAATCTTGTGATAGATCAGAGGCAGTTGAAACAATGTTCATCATGACTCCACATGCTGCTAAGCCAGCAAGAACACCACCGTGAGCAGAACCAGCCCATGCCCCGATTGTAAAGATTGCAAGCTTTCCATAGGTGGATGCAAGAGACCAATCTGTGAGTCCACACCCATATGCATTACAGAAAGCTAAGGTTGGTGCACAGATATAGATGACCAACACATAATACCATTTAAGCTCAGGAAAGATGTGTGgaagagagaaaatagaaaCTACTGCAATTGTTACATATCCTGCAATCGCAAACCATGTTGGAATCTGATCTTTAAGGAATAGTTGGGTGCGTTTTTGGTCATCATAAGAGAGCTTAGAGATCACAGGAGAATCTTGGTCTGCTATGGGGAGATTGCTGGTCATCTCTCGATTACGCACTTGATGAAACAAGCCTGAAAGGGTTCGAGTGAGCACCTTGATGAAGTTGTACAGTCCATCACCCAGGATCATGGCTATGGCAATAAATACCTGATTTCAGGATACAAAGCAGGCATTAAAAAGTAGGAAAAGCCTCAACATGGCATCAGTACAAAACACTTTTGCCAGATTATCTGAACATACCCTGTAACCTTGAATGCCATGCAGGCTAGTTTGGCCAAGACCTTTACTGTACCAATCACCCTCCTTATTTTCTATGAGAGGCCACATTAAACCCCAAGAAAGAATTCCACCAGCCAAGACAGATATATTTATAAGGTAGGGGCAAATCATCCCAACTCCAACATATGTTGCTGAGAAGTCAAAGTAAAACCTGCACATTTTGAAGCTCACTCGGCCTTAAACAAGATTTAATGAGTAGAAAAGGGGTGCTGATAAGTAAAGTTAATATGTTTCTtagcaaaattttaagtaacGTACGTACCTGTTTTTATATGCTTGGAGCCCAAATGTAGGGAAGTTAGCAAATCCACAACCATCTCCTGCAGCAAAGAACCATTGGAAGAAACCCCACAAGAAGCTGAAGGAGAAGAATTTGCCAAGTGTTCTCACTTGTTTCCTGTCCAAGAACATCACAGATTAAAATGTCTTAGTATTTATATGATCACAGATTAAAATGTCTTAGTATTTATATGATAGTACTATACTTTGCTAGCTTGGCTCCTTCAGTAGTGTGGAAGCTATTGATTAAATAAGCAGTTGCAGTACCACTTGGATATGTCAACTTAAAGTCTATGATCATAATCtgaaatcaaacattcatcaaaCCAATTAAGAACTGACAAAAGTATTGTCAAGATCATGttagaaaacaaatttattaaatcttcTTTTTGATGTCATTCAAATGTCTTTGAAGATTTTACCTTTCGAAGAGGCACCACAGAGAAAAGACCAAGAAAACTGACAATGAAGAGAAAGCCAATTATCCAGCTAAGTGAGGGATTTTTGAAACCATGGTTTGTGTCTTCAGATTGTTGAGCAATTCGTTCACTCAGTCCAAAGAGGTAACTCCCGAAACCCCCTGTTTCTCCACAGAAGGCAAAAATTACAGAACTTTCAACACATTAATATggtttatttgttaaataaaactTGCAGGTCGCTCACGCACCATTTTAGATTTTCACAAATCAGTACAGAATCAAGTAGCaaatgtaaaaagaaaagaaaaaatcagCATAACGCAGAGTTGTCATACCAATGGAGATGTTTAAATGGGGACAATTTTGGTGGAgctattttcaaataattaaagagAAACTCAATTGTTTTCAGTTCCATTTTGGACCGAGAAATAGTTATGGACACAACGAAATTGTTTTCATGATTATCATCACAATAGTAAGATATTTGAAAGTTACCTACAAATGCTTCCACAAAATTCAAGAACTCAAAAAAAGAAAGTATTGTGATGCTGATGCACTCAAACAGTGGCTTGATTGCTTGAGTGGTTCCAATACTTGCCATCTTAGACTATTTTAAGTCCCCATTCAGACTGCTTGTCCAACTTATCTATAAGCTTTGAAACtcagaaattgactttgaaaaaccagcattaaaaaaaaaaaaaaaagaagctaaaACTGACTTTTTGCCTTCAAAATTCCATTTTTTTGcaataaatttatactcaattGACTCGTCTGCAACCAAATATTCTAGTAACATCAAAGTAAcctttaatcatttttaaaaacatttaaaagtcgaaatacaaataattacaaGTTTTTCAAAAAAGGTTACTGTTCATACAAGATTCAAACATGGACTAAATTAGAtcacaaagaagaaagaaagaggctGCAAATCAACGTTACCGCTGAAGGCTATGCCAGAAGAGGCCACAACACAGGTTTGAATGACTGTATTCTCCTGCCTGGTAAAGGGTTGTTTTAAAAGactaaatttttcaagaaatttagtCCAAGTCTTGACAAAAAAGAACCCCAGAAGGCCGGCAGAGACATTGAGAGAAGGAATAATACCAGTAGTGAGATTCAACTTCATTACAATGAAGCTGAAAAGTATACTCAACACAAAGCTCACTACAAAGGCTCTCATTGTCAACTGTCCCCTCCAAGAAGGAATCGGCTTGTTCTCAAAAGCTTTCTCTACTGAAAACACCTCAGCTTCTCCTCCTTTTTCTCCCTCTCGCTGctccttcttctccttcttaTCATAACCCTCTTCTGAGTTGAAAGCATTCTCAACTTCTGCTTCCTCCTCATCTCTCCTCCTGTGTTGATCCATTTTTGGCCTGAGAAAAAGAAACTCCTACGAATATTTGATAaggaaatatttgaaaatacaataaaaatgaaCCTTTTTCTGTAGGCAATAAAGAAGGTCGTTGGCctttataacaaattacaaGGTTAGAAAGCAATGTTATCACCGTTCTCACCTCAAGACCGTGAATCCCGAAGGAAAATTAAGGACGTTTTTTAAGTCCCAAAAGTTTACATTTGTCACAATTCGCCCcttaaagtttgataatgatagACTTAAAAGtagtacaaaatttaaaaatatttatgggaatatcattaaaataataaaaaggattAGCCGTAGAGAGAAAgtgtaataataaataaatatttataaaattctccGCCGTTTAAGATTTCtcgtatttaaaaatattttattattaataataaaaaattatcattaaaatatattattttatttaaatataagacATAAAccaattgataaattaaaaattaaattcaattagaaaataatttaattttatattcaatcttaattaatttaaacttaaatatttagacTTGCTtaaacttaacttttttttaccaaaattgatttaatttttgacttaaatttaacttatttaatcaGAGTTTGaacaatttgaattattttcgaattgaatctaactttatatatgtgtgtgagagagagagagaattgttttttttaataacttattattGACCAAAAAagtcttcatttttattttaaattaagaaaaataattaattagatagaGATAAGAGTGTGAACCAAACGGAAAGTTGACATGCAAAACTTGATTGGCGCCAGACTGGCAACCTGTCTTTTAATGGGACTTGATTGATACTTTTCTATTTTGATGGCCGTCTCGTCTCTTTGGTTGACTACTAAACTGCCTGCATTTTCCACAATTAATGAACGAGTTGCTTTCACACCTCTAAATTTTCATGTTTAGCCAAAACATTCCCatcattagtttaaaaaatctagGCTTTCACCAATCATC includes these proteins:
- the LOC123196461 gene encoding probable metal-nicotianamine transporter YSL7; its protein translation is MDQHRRRDEEEAEVENAFNSEEGYDKKEKKEQREGEKGGEAEVFSVEKAFENKPIPSWRGQLTMRAFVVSFVLSILFSFIVMKLNLTTGIIPSLNVSAGLLGFFFVKTWTKFLEKFSLLKQPFTRQENTVIQTCVVASSGIAFSGGFGSYLFGLSERIAQQSEDTNHGFKNPSLSWIIGFLFIVSFLGLFSVVPLRKIMIIDFKLTYPSGTATAYLINSFHTTEGAKLAKKQVRTLGKFFSFSFLWGFFQWFFAAGDGCGFANFPTFGLQAYKNRFYFDFSATYVGVGMICPYLINISVLAGGILSWGLMWPLIENKEGDWYSKGLGQTSLHGIQGYRVFIAIAMILGDGLYNFIKVLTRTLSGLFHQVRNREMTSNLPIADQDSPVISKLSYDDQKRTQLFLKDQIPTWFAIAGYVTIAVVSIFSLPHIFPELKWYYVLVIYICAPTLAFCNAYGCGLTDWSLASTYGKLAIFTIGAWAGSAHGGVLAGLAACGVMMNIVSTASDLSQDFKTGYLTLASPRSMFVSQIIGTAMGCIISPCVFWLFYKAFDDLGLPGSEYPAPYAVVYRNMAKLGVEGFSALPKDCLLLCYIFFGGAVVINLMRDTFGKIGSYIPLPMAMAIPFYLGPYFAIDMCVGSLILFIWSKIDKVKADNFGPAVASGLICGDGIWTLPSSILALAGVKQPICMKFLSRTTNSRVDTFLGSS